From Paenibacillus graminis, a single genomic window includes:
- a CDS encoding pentapeptide repeat-containing protein codes for MYQYNDREFTDVRFDGHDLRYGELIHCTFKNCTFMNTSLDEIDTTHCRFIECDFKGAALNASIHTESAFENCKFSGANLFVTKFISCKMTGSDFSGAQIDGITLCQGDWSYTNLRHAKLGKQDLRGIRFHEADLSESDLTKADLRECDLTRVSLSKAMLKGADLRGAKLDGINLKALDVTGVRMDMEQAVLFLRSYGAKVD; via the coding sequence ATGTATCAGTACAACGACCGGGAATTTACGGATGTCCGTTTTGACGGGCATGATTTACGTTATGGGGAGCTTATCCATTGCACGTTTAAAAACTGCACATTCATGAATACCTCTTTGGATGAAATCGATACCACCCATTGCCGTTTCATCGAATGTGATTTTAAGGGCGCTGCCCTGAATGCATCGATCCACACCGAATCCGCGTTCGAAAATTGTAAATTCAGCGGTGCCAATCTCTTCGTCACCAAATTTATCTCCTGCAAAATGACCGGATCGGACTTCTCGGGCGCTCAGATAGACGGCATTACGCTATGCCAGGGCGACTGGTCTTATACGAATTTGCGTCATGCCAAGCTTGGAAAACAGGATTTGCGCGGGATCCGTTTCCATGAGGCGGATCTTTCGGAGAGTGATCTGACGAAGGCTGATCTGCGGGAATGTGATTTGACACGGGTATCGCTGAGCAAAGCCATGCTGAAGGGTGCTGATCTGCGGGGAGCCAAGCTGGACGGAATAAATCTGAAAGCTTTGGATGTGACCGGTGTGCGGATGGATATGGAACAGGCCGTCCTGTTCCTGCGCTCCTATGGAGCGAAGGTGGATTGA
- a CDS encoding DUF2812 domain-containing protein — protein MRKFKCFLNFDQEEKWLNHMARQGWKFVGKSICYHFQKAEPEDASIKMDYRSFTKKADFEDYRALFEDSGWKHIQGSKSSGYQYFRKVSGQGSEDIFSDVDSKAGRYKRLSRMWLSISVTYFPICVALGTTGTFKPAALLNPEAFYLTPGLWEKTGISFWRAFLFETPFALCRGLGIYLLPTVIILYLFFFFKANRQYKKMQGGNLIR, from the coding sequence ATGCGGAAATTTAAATGCTTTTTGAATTTTGACCAAGAAGAGAAATGGCTGAATCATATGGCCAGACAGGGATGGAAATTTGTAGGAAAGTCTATCTGCTATCATTTTCAAAAGGCTGAACCAGAGGATGCCAGTATTAAAATGGATTACCGTTCTTTTACGAAGAAAGCGGATTTCGAGGATTACCGGGCCCTCTTTGAGGACAGCGGCTGGAAGCATATCCAGGGTTCGAAATCTTCGGGGTATCAGTACTTCAGGAAGGTGAGCGGCCAGGGGAGTGAGGATATTTTTTCGGATGTCGATTCTAAAGCCGGGCGGTATAAACGTCTGTCAAGGATGTGGCTCTCGATATCCGTGACCTATTTTCCTATCTGTGTAGCGCTGGGGACTACAGGCACTTTTAAGCCTGCCGCTCTGCTGAATCCCGAAGCCTTCTATTTGACACCAGGATTATGGGAGAAGACAGGCATTTCGTTTTGGCGGGCCTTTCTGTTTGAAACACCGTTTGCACTTTGTAGGGGATTGGGCATATACCTCCTGCCCACGGTAATTATTCTTTATCTATTCTTCTTCTTCAAAGCGAACCGGCAATATAAAAAAATGCAGGGGGGAAACCTCATCCGATAA
- a CDS encoding PadR family transcriptional regulator translates to MGRDKHLPLTETVYYILLALHEPAHGYLILQKVEELSGGQVRMAAGTLYGAIENLIKLKFIEPAGSVDSRRKVYVITEAGRTVLSLDFERMSHMLETTRRIWNSDGREHNAEI, encoded by the coding sequence ATGGGGAGAGACAAACATCTGCCGCTGACGGAAACGGTATATTATATTCTGCTTGCTCTGCATGAGCCGGCCCACGGCTATTTGATCCTTCAAAAGGTTGAGGAGCTTAGCGGAGGGCAGGTGCGAATGGCAGCGGGAACGTTATATGGCGCCATAGAGAATCTGATCAAGCTAAAGTTCATTGAACCTGCCGGCAGTGTCGACAGCCGCCGCAAGGTCTATGTTATTACGGAAGCAGGAAGAACGGTTCTAAGCCTCGACTTCGAACGGATGAGTCATATGCTCGAAACGACGCGGAGAATCTGGAATTCAGACGGGAGGGAACACAATGCGGAAATTTAA
- a CDS encoding Nif3-like dinuclear metal center hexameric protein, with the protein MMLTFGQIIDHLTARTAGPEQTVDKLEPGNPETPVQGIVTAFSASQAVIEQAIALGANLIISHEGVFYSHQHHGSELEQDPVYKQKAELIASSGLGIFRFHDYLHRYTPDGIVDGLLRELGWQEYVAEHRPAVSILTLPQMKVEEIVEHLKRKLHIPCVRVAGNLSASCARVGILVGYRGGGSTAIPLYDQDSLDVIIAGEGPEWETPEYIRDAARQGRNKALIMLGHAESEAPGMKYLAGLLSAQFPGVPVHFVADRPVFRVL; encoded by the coding sequence ATCATGCTCACGTTCGGACAAATCATCGATCACCTGACGGCTCGAACCGCCGGGCCTGAACAGACCGTGGACAAGCTGGAGCCGGGGAACCCGGAGACCCCGGTACAGGGGATTGTGACGGCTTTCTCGGCTTCGCAGGCTGTTATCGAGCAAGCCATTGCGCTGGGAGCGAACCTGATCATCTCGCACGAAGGCGTATTTTACAGCCACCAGCATCATGGGTCTGAGCTGGAACAGGACCCTGTGTATAAGCAAAAAGCTGAACTGATCGCAAGCTCGGGCCTCGGGATTTTCCGTTTCCATGATTATCTGCACCGCTACACTCCGGATGGGATCGTGGACGGGCTTCTACGGGAGCTGGGCTGGCAGGAGTATGTAGCCGAGCACCGGCCGGCAGTTTCCATTCTGACCCTTCCTCAGATGAAGGTTGAAGAAATCGTGGAACATTTGAAGCGGAAGCTGCACATTCCCTGCGTGCGGGTTGCGGGAAATCTGTCCGCTTCCTGTGCAAGGGTGGGGATACTCGTTGGCTACAGAGGCGGCGGCTCTACAGCAATCCCCTTGTATGATCAAGACTCCCTGGATGTAATCATAGCCGGGGAAGGACCGGAATGGGAGACACCGGAGTATATCAGGGACGCTGCCCGCCAGGGGAGGAATAAGGCTCTGATCATGCTGGGCCATGCAGAAAGCGAAGCACCCGGTATGAAATATCTGGCCGGGCTGTTGTCCGCGCAGTTTCCCGGTGTGCCGGTTCATTTTGTTGCAGACCGGCCTGTGTTCCGGGTTCTATAG
- a CDS encoding glycoside hydrolase family 52 protein encodes MTKTNVFYNVQHSPIGAFASFTLGFKGKNGGLGLELGKPADQNVYVGFQSEDGETYEVLPFFECVEDAGARYDIEKADETAKELQEVFPASPGGNDRDKPSGWYQPSQIVLQAFEDQKITRTLRPATDTWNAGDLTFTIYSPVRSVPDPATADEEELKASILPAVFAELTLDNTQGTCARKGFFGYEGGDAYSSMRRLRDTCNGEFEGVGQGRLTAIACKDEGVQTALGFTMEKILEAKLEHNLAFGLGGTGAIMMEVPPGEKRTYRFAICFYRGGLVTAGIDASYAYTRYFKNIEAVAAYALEHFDELTGSCAAGNAWIGSARLTEDQSFMLAHAIHSYYGSTQLLEADGKPLWIVNEGEYRMMNTLDLTADQLFFELVMNPWTVRNELELFVDRYSYEDKVVFPGGTEEYPGGITFTHDVGVANVFSRPQYSAYEMAGLDDCFSYMSHEELVNWLCSALVYIEQTRDREFIDTMLPTVRACFDSMLNRDHPESRLRNGLMGLDSARTEGGAEITTYDSLDTSLGQSRNNIYMAGKCWAAYVALEKFFKQEGLAELSATAGQQAEKCAASIASKLNSGGYIPAIINEDNKSCIIPAIEGLVFPLFTGCEDALDPNGRFAGYLSALNTHLNNVLVPGICLFEDGGWKLSSTSNNSWLSKIYLSQFIAREILHLPWDEAGLAADAAHVRWLLHPELSYWCWSDQILSGLIGGSKYYPRGVTAILWLLEGTSNRSLTRIKEEISV; translated from the coding sequence ATGACAAAAACCAATGTATTTTATAATGTTCAACACTCACCTATAGGGGCCTTTGCCAGCTTTACTTTGGGCTTCAAAGGGAAAAATGGGGGGCTTGGACTGGAGCTGGGCAAACCTGCGGACCAGAATGTGTATGTTGGCTTCCAGTCTGAAGATGGCGAAACGTATGAAGTGCTGCCTTTTTTCGAGTGTGTGGAAGATGCAGGCGCCAGATATGATATAGAAAAGGCGGATGAAACCGCCAAGGAATTGCAGGAGGTGTTCCCGGCTTCACCGGGTGGAAACGACAGGGATAAGCCAAGCGGCTGGTATCAGCCTTCCCAAATTGTTTTGCAAGCGTTTGAAGACCAGAAGATAACCAGAACCTTGCGTCCGGCAACGGATACTTGGAATGCGGGGGATCTGACGTTTACCATCTACTCGCCTGTGCGTTCTGTTCCCGATCCGGCCACCGCTGATGAAGAGGAACTGAAAGCCTCCATCCTGCCAGCTGTATTCGCGGAGCTGACGTTGGATAATACGCAGGGCACCTGTGCCAGAAAAGGCTTCTTCGGCTACGAAGGCGGCGATGCCTACAGTTCCATGCGCAGACTCCGGGATACCTGCAATGGTGAATTCGAAGGCGTCGGACAAGGACGGCTGACGGCTATAGCCTGTAAAGACGAAGGGGTGCAAACCGCCCTCGGCTTCACCATGGAGAAGATCCTTGAAGCCAAGCTGGAGCATAATCTGGCTTTTGGGCTGGGTGGAACGGGTGCCATAATGATGGAGGTTCCTCCAGGAGAAAAGCGGACGTACCGCTTTGCCATCTGCTTTTACCGGGGCGGGCTGGTTACGGCAGGGATCGATGCCAGCTATGCATATACCCGCTATTTTAAGAACATTGAAGCCGTTGCAGCCTATGCCTTGGAGCATTTTGACGAGCTGACCGGCTCTTGCGCAGCGGGCAATGCCTGGATCGGTTCGGCCCGTCTCACAGAGGACCAGTCCTTTATGCTGGCGCATGCGATCCACAGCTATTATGGCAGCACCCAATTGCTGGAGGCTGACGGCAAACCCCTGTGGATCGTGAACGAAGGTGAATACCGGATGATGAACACACTCGATCTGACGGCGGATCAGCTGTTCTTCGAACTTGTCATGAACCCTTGGACGGTGAGAAATGAACTGGAATTGTTCGTAGACCGCTACAGCTACGAGGACAAGGTGGTCTTTCCTGGCGGGACGGAGGAATATCCCGGGGGCATTACCTTTACCCACGATGTTGGCGTAGCCAATGTGTTCTCGCGGCCGCAGTATTCTGCCTATGAGATGGCAGGTCTGGATGATTGCTTCTCGTATATGAGCCATGAAGAGCTGGTGAACTGGCTGTGCTCGGCGCTGGTCTATATCGAACAGACCCGGGACCGGGAATTCATTGACACCATGCTGCCAACGGTTCGCGCCTGCTTCGACAGCATGTTGAACCGCGACCATCCCGAAAGCCGTTTGCGCAATGGTCTAATGGGTCTGGACAGCGCCCGCACTGAGGGCGGTGCCGAAATCACCACGTACGACAGTCTGGACACCTCACTGGGACAGTCACGCAATAATATTTACATGGCAGGCAAATGCTGGGCGGCATATGTGGCACTGGAGAAATTTTTTAAGCAGGAAGGTTTGGCTGAGCTTTCGGCAACGGCGGGACAGCAGGCTGAGAAATGCGCCGCTTCTATTGCTTCCAAGCTGAACAGTGGAGGGTACATTCCTGCTATTATCAATGAAGACAATAAGTCCTGCATTATTCCGGCGATCGAAGGGCTTGTATTCCCGCTGTTCACCGGCTGTGAAGATGCGCTTGATCCCAATGGCCGATTTGCCGGTTATCTGAGCGCGCTGAACACGCATTTGAACAATGTGCTCGTTCCAGGCATATGCCTCTTTGAGGACGGGGGCTGGAAGCTGTCATCTACCAGCAACAATTCCTGGCTCAGCAAAATCTATCTGTCCCAGTTCATCGCCAGGGAGATTCTGCATCTGCCTTGGGACGAAGCCGGACTTGCAGCAGATGCAGCACATGTCCGCTGGCTGCTCCATCCCGAGCTGTCCTACTGGTGCTGGAGTGATCAGATTCTCTCCGGGCTCATCGGCGGAAGCAAATATTATCCGCGGGGAGTTACGGCAATCTTATGGCTGCTAGAAGGTACAAGCAACCGGTCGCTTACCCGGATCAAGGAGGAAATCTCTGTATGA
- a CDS encoding AraC family transcriptional regulator — translation MVSAFIPPVLGHSISETIIPDVKTTLNLFGMHLRKVRGEWEYPVHAHPQYEFNYVLEGEQQLVVNNRSYTQKAGDLVLLRPGDTHSSKSGNGKPFTYFCIHFDIDDKILISLLSRLNHVLFESGSTLAHKLSPVFTRLVEISNTISGDITMSQRMRLQSAVFELFGQLWEAFSIEANLPATGTYEKVELAHQIRSRLQGLVFQQFQAELPYDSHYGIDDIAAELGISASHCYRVFRQVFGVSPREFLSEQMLHEAKVLLDDSSLSVSQISSLLGYRDIAHFSRQFKRWYGKAPREYREADK, via the coding sequence ATGGTATCAGCCTTTATACCGCCTGTGCTCGGCCACAGCATCAGCGAGACAATCATACCCGATGTGAAGACAACCTTGAACTTATTCGGCATGCATCTGCGAAAGGTGCGAGGAGAATGGGAGTATCCGGTTCATGCCCATCCGCAATACGAATTTAATTATGTGCTTGAGGGCGAGCAGCAGCTTGTCGTCAATAATCGCAGCTATACGCAGAAGGCCGGAGACCTGGTCTTGTTAAGGCCAGGCGATACCCACTCCAGCAAAAGCGGCAACGGCAAACCCTTCACTTATTTCTGCATTCATTTTGATATCGATGACAAGATTCTGATCTCACTGCTCAGCCGCCTGAACCATGTTCTCTTCGAATCCGGCAGCACCCTTGCCCATAAATTAAGCCCTGTCTTCACCAGGCTGGTGGAGATTTCTAACACCATCTCCGGAGATATCACCATGTCGCAGCGGATGAGGCTGCAGTCTGCGGTGTTTGAGCTGTTCGGGCAGCTGTGGGAAGCCTTTTCCATCGAGGCGAACTTACCCGCAACGGGCACCTATGAGAAGGTAGAGCTTGCCCACCAGATCCGCAGCCGCCTGCAGGGGCTGGTCTTTCAGCAATTTCAAGCGGAGCTGCCCTACGACAGCCATTATGGCATTGATGATATTGCCGCAGAGCTGGGCATCAGCGCCTCCCACTGCTACCGTGTGTTCCGGCAGGTATTCGGGGTGTCGCCACGGGAATTTCTGTCCGAACAGATGCTTCATGAGGCAAAGGTTCTGCTGGATGATTCAAGCTTGTCCGTGAGCCAGATATCAAGCCTTCTGGGCTACCGCGATATCGCCCACTTCAGCCGCCAGTTCAAACGCTGGTACGGGAAAGCGCCGCGTGAGTACAGGGAAGCGGACAAATAA